One window of Medicago truncatula cultivar Jemalong A17 chromosome 2, MtrunA17r5.0-ANR, whole genome shotgun sequence genomic DNA carries:
- the LOC25488159 gene encoding uncharacterized protein isoform X1 codes for MLKKLFLSQNVVLCLITTKSTTPKFNNPLFNQHLLFPISLRSFCTSESDTQPFAVSYLVNKFGFSHESALKAFNNRQVRFNTPDNPDSVITFFQNHGFSHDNIRIIITKAPWLLSSQPHKMVLPKFQFLLSKGASSSDIIRLLTANPKILQSSLEKRIIPLFQLLNRFSKTNKDTIVCLIRNSLSFIIYPYHVLEANINLMIEFGVSDSNIARLLQTRSSIFGSTDLIKSLEEVKCLGFHPSKTTFGAALIAKKCSKKLWDEKVDVFKKWGWSDEVVIRVFRFQPNLLGASNGKINLLMNFWVNQLGWDSLALTKCPLMFGYSLHKRIIPRASVLQFLLMKGLRKKNASLVTPFTYSEKLFLSKCVLCFKEESDYLLKLYEEKMKFAHTMENDGMAFTTTTTTKPYPTKRGRQWHGIH; via the coding sequence ATGTTGAAGAAACTGTTTCTTTCCCAGAATGTTGTTTTATGTCTCAtcacaacaaaatcaacaaccCCAAAATTCAACAACCCTCTTTTCAACCAACACTTGTTGTTCCCAATTTCACTCAGAAGCTTCTGCACATCGGAATCAGACACACAACCATTTGCTGTATCATACCTCGTCAACAAATTTGGTTTCTCACATGAATCGGCTCTCAAAGCTTTCAACAACAGACAGGTTCGTTTCAATACCCCAGATAATCCTGATTCTGTTATCACCTTCTTTCAAAACCATGGCTTTTCACACGATAACATACGCATCATCATCACAAAAGCACCATGGTTACTTTCATCACAACCCCACAAAATGGTATTgccaaagtttcaatttttactCTCCAAAGGTGCTTCTTCCTCTGATATTATTCGCCTGTTAACTGCAAATcctaaaattttacaaagtaGTTTGGAGAAACGAATAATCCCTCTTTTTCAATTGTTAAATAGGTTTTCGAAAACCAACAAGGATACCATTGTTTGCTTAATTCGAAATTCACTATCGTTTATTATTTATCCCTATCATGTTCTAGAGGCTAATATCAATTTGATGATTGAATTTGGAGTTTCTGATTCTAACATTGCTAGATTGCTTCAAACAAGGTCATCTATATTTGGTTCAACTGATTTGATTAAGTCATTAGAGGAAGTTAAGTGTTTAGGGTTTCATCCTTCAAAGACTACTTTTGGGGCTGCTTTGATAGCCAAGAAATGTAGTAAAAAACTTTGGGATGAGAAAGTTGATGTCTTTAAGAAATGGGGCTGGTCTGATGAAGTTGTCATCCGAGTATTTAGGTTTCAGCCTAATTTATTGGGTGCTTCCAATGGTAAGATtaatttgttgatgaatttttggGTCAATCAATTGGGTTGGGATTCCTTGGCACTTACTAAATGTCCACTTATGTTTGGTTATAGTTTACATAAAAGGATCATTCCAAGGGCCTCAgttttgcaatttcttttgATGAAAGGTTTGCGAAAAAAGAATGCAAGCTTAGTTACACCATTTACTTATTCCGAGAAATTGTTCTTGAGCAAGTGTGTTTTATGCTTTAAGGAGGAGTCTGATTATCTATTAAAGCTATAtgaggaaaaaatgaaatttgcaCACACAATGGAAAACGATGGCATGGCATtcactacaacaacaacaaccaagccttatcccactaaaaGGGGTCGGCAATGGCATGGCATTCACTAA
- the LOC25488159 gene encoding uncharacterized protein isoform X2, producing the protein MLKKLFLSQNVVLCLITTKSTTPKFNNPLFNQHLLFPISLRSFCTSESDTQPFAVSYLVNKFGFSHESALKAFNNRQVRFNTPDNPDSVITFFQNHGFSHDNIRIIITKAPWLLSSQPHKMVLPKFQFLLSKGASSSDIIRLLTANPKILQSSLEKRIIPLFQLLNRFSKTNKDTIVCLIRNSLSFIIYPYHVLEANINLMIEFGVSDSNIARLLQTRSSIFGSTDLIKSLEEVKCLGFHPSKTTFGAALIAKKCSKKLWDEKVDVFKKWGWSDEVVIRVFRFQPNLLGASNVYIKGSFQGPQFCNFF; encoded by the exons ATGTTGAAGAAACTGTTTCTTTCCCAGAATGTTGTTTTATGTCTCAtcacaacaaaatcaacaaccCCAAAATTCAACAACCCTCTTTTCAACCAACACTTGTTGTTCCCAATTTCACTCAGAAGCTTCTGCACATCGGAATCAGACACACAACCATTTGCTGTATCATACCTCGTCAACAAATTTGGTTTCTCACATGAATCGGCTCTCAAAGCTTTCAACAACAGACAGGTTCGTTTCAATACCCCAGATAATCCTGATTCTGTTATCACCTTCTTTCAAAACCATGGCTTTTCACACGATAACATACGCATCATCATCACAAAAGCACCATGGTTACTTTCATCACAACCCCACAAAATGGTATTgccaaagtttcaatttttactCTCCAAAGGTGCTTCTTCCTCTGATATTATTCGCCTGTTAACTGCAAATcctaaaattttacaaagtaGTTTGGAGAAACGAATAATCCCTCTTTTTCAATTGTTAAATAGGTTTTCGAAAACCAACAAGGATACCATTGTTTGCTTAATTCGAAATTCACTATCGTTTATTATTTATCCCTATCATGTTCTAGAGGCTAATATCAATTTGATGATTGAATTTGGAGTTTCTGATTCTAACATTGCTAGATTGCTTCAAACAAGGTCATCTATATTTGGTTCAACTGATTTGATTAAGTCATTAGAGGAAGTTAAGTGTTTAGGGTTTCATCCTTCAAAGACTACTTTTGGGGCTGCTTTGATAGCCAAGAAATGTAGTAAAAAACTTTGGGATGAGAAAGTTGATGTCTTTAAGAAATGGGGCTGGTCTGATGAAGTTGTCATCCGAGTATTTAGGTTTCAGCCTAATTTATTGGGTGCTTCCAATG TTTACATAAAAGGATCATTCCAAGGGCCTCAgttttgcaatttcttttgA